One Paenibacillus riograndensis SBR5 DNA segment encodes these proteins:
- a CDS encoding DUF4097 family beta strand repeat-containing protein encodes MTKYIRRTWLILIPAAFVMLILAGCGDKAVEKTASFEGSKVQQIEVKTDGQSIQVSRSKDSDVKLRMKTEGELPAVLKAGVLTVSAEPASGFIHLKNETLYLELPEQSYESIRLATASGNITFEDGQAKTILLDADSGNITVTGFAGEIDAATQSGTIHSEVQASAEIQTGGGGQSLKGKVGAESAENSTLSVHSASGNITLEK; translated from the coding sequence ATGACAAAATATATCCGCCGTACATGGCTTATCCTCATCCCGGCAGCGTTCGTTATGCTCATACTTGCGGGCTGCGGGGACAAGGCCGTAGAGAAAACAGCTTCGTTTGAGGGATCAAAGGTGCAGCAGATTGAGGTGAAAACGGACGGACAATCCATTCAGGTGAGCCGTTCCAAAGATTCGGATGTGAAGCTCCGTATGAAGACAGAAGGCGAGCTGCCGGCGGTGCTGAAGGCGGGTGTGCTTACTGTCAGCGCTGAACCGGCGTCCGGCTTCATCCATCTGAAGAATGAGACCCTGTATCTGGAGCTGCCGGAACAAAGCTACGAGTCCATCCGTCTGGCTACAGCCTCCGGCAATATTACCTTTGAGGACGGCCAGGCGAAGACAATCCTGCTGGACGCCGACTCAGGCAACATCACCGTCACCGGCTTTGCGGGGGAGATCGATGCAGCCACACAATCGGGCACCATTCACTCGGAGGTCCAGGCGTCGGCAGAGATTCAGACGGGCGGTGGCGGCCAGAGTCTGAAGGGGAAGGTGGGTGCAGAGAGTGCGGAAAATTCAACACTGAGTGTGCATTCAGCTTCAG